A genome region from Pseudoalteromonas tetraodonis includes the following:
- the fliL gene encoding flagellar basal body-associated protein FliL — protein sequence MAEDTNLEIEEVSKSKSKLIIIIAAVLLIVGAVAGYFLLSGGDEPVETLADDAANGEVAAAPTSSSATVGSALYVAMPRPFIFNVPGASRDRIVQIKVQLLVRGDGNEETAKKHIPLIEGTLLSVFSMTTADELSTSVGKETLRFTALDKVQAAMMDVEGNKVIERVLFTGFVMQ from the coding sequence ATGGCTGAAGATACTAATTTAGAAATAGAAGAAGTAAGTAAAAGTAAAAGCAAACTCATAATAATTATTGCCGCTGTATTACTTATTGTTGGCGCTGTGGCAGGGTACTTTTTATTATCAGGTGGTGATGAGCCAGTAGAAACCCTTGCAGATGATGCTGCCAATGGTGAGGTAGCTGCTGCGCCAACAAGTTCTTCGGCAACGGTTGGCAGTGCTTTATATGTTGCGATGCCTAGACCATTTATTTTTAATGTGCCAGGGGCTAGTCGCGATAGAATTGTACAGATTAAAGTGCAATTATTAGTGCGCGGCGATGGTAATGAAGAAACGGCTAAAAAACACATTCCACTGATTGAAGGCACACTCCTGAGTGTATTTTCCATGACAACGGCTGATGAACTTAGCACCAGTGTAGGCAAAGAAACACTGCGTTTTACTGCACTTGATAAAGTACAGGCCGCTATGATGGATGTTGAAGGGAATAAAGTAATTGAGCGGGTACTATTTACCGGCTTTGTGATGCAATAA